The following are encoded in a window of Spirochaetaceae bacterium genomic DNA:
- a CDS encoding type II toxin-antitoxin system RelE/ParE family toxin, producing MVTRVICSEETVRALQDRLGAIVGAETTHTALQPGVEQVSERIAEHIQTVHHDGQSKARPDGQPWRQLHEPAPVVAQHATPGGDIRGKTETEEAQRSLGHDDAANGHGATQVNWQSAPVKRVVVRPAATADIEDAYGWYESRQPGLGEQFLAALRSVQERLLDHPESFLSCTATPGAPECHVTGEMIGR from the coding sequence TTGGTGACCAGGGTAATATGCTCTGAGGAAACCGTCCGGGCGCTGCAAGACCGACTTGGCGCGATTGTCGGCGCCGAGACGACCCACACCGCCCTTCAGCCGGGGGTCGAGCAGGTCTCTGAGCGCATCGCCGAGCATATTCAGACTGTACACCACGATGGTCAGAGCAAGGCCCGGCCAGATGGCCAGCCATGGCGCCAACTCCATGAACCGGCGCCCGTCGTTGCTCAGCATGCCACCCCAGGTGGCGACATCCGGGGGAAGACCGAAACCGAGGAAGCTCAGCGAAGCCTCGGCCATGATGACGCCGCCAATGGTCACGGTGCAACGCAGGTCAACTGGCAGTCGGCGCCGGTGAAGCGGGTCGTCGTCCGGCCGGCGGCCACCGCCGACATCGAGGATGCCTATGGGTGGTACGAGTCGCGGCAGCCGGGTTTGGGCGAACAGTTCCTCGCGGCGCTGAGGTCAGTGCAAGAGCGACTGCTCGATCACCCTGAATCGTTCCTGTCCTGTACCGCGACACCCGGCGCGCCGGAATGCCACGTGACAGGAGAGATGATCGGCCGCTGA
- a CDS encoding Rpn family recombination-promoting nuclease/putative transposase, whose amino-acid sequence MHDENYKRIFASPRVIEDLLRGFVPGNWIEEVDFATLGKLSTEYISDELLKRHGDNVWRMRLRSNWLYLLLLVEFQSTDDPLMALRILTYTGLLYQELARNEQLDADGRLPAVLPLVLYNGDEPWQSPLQMGELIAPVGPLLAPFQPAQRYFVLDERRVAADDLPSRNRMSAVVGLEQSRSLSDVARVAEELAAWLPDLQVRRAFADWMRQIVERLVPSGAELPPIRKLEDVSMTLVERAAEWSKEWQKEGLEQGLEQGLEQGLEQGLEQGLEQGLEQGLEQGLEQGREQGLEHERALLCRMTAARFGVATAERLAELLAPITDTERLAEVGDWLVQCGTGADFLARVGAAPAGGGGVAAGNSDGT is encoded by the coding sequence ATGCACGACGAGAACTACAAGCGGATCTTCGCCTCCCCGCGCGTGATCGAGGATCTCCTGCGCGGTTTCGTCCCCGGCAACTGGATCGAGGAGGTCGACTTTGCCACTCTGGGGAAACTGTCGACGGAATACATCAGCGACGAACTGCTCAAGCGCCACGGCGACAACGTTTGGCGGATGCGCTTGCGCAGCAACTGGCTGTACCTGTTGTTGCTGGTGGAGTTCCAATCGACCGACGACCCGTTGATGGCGTTGCGGATACTCACCTACACCGGGCTGCTGTACCAGGAGCTGGCGCGCAACGAGCAGCTTGACGCCGATGGCCGGCTGCCCGCGGTGTTGCCGCTGGTGTTGTACAATGGCGACGAGCCATGGCAGTCACCGCTGCAGATGGGGGAGCTGATCGCGCCGGTGGGGCCGCTGCTGGCGCCGTTTCAACCGGCGCAGCGTTACTTCGTACTTGACGAGCGGCGTGTAGCAGCGGACGATTTACCGAGCCGCAACCGGATGAGCGCGGTGGTCGGGTTGGAGCAGAGCCGCTCGCTGAGCGACGTGGCGCGGGTGGCGGAGGAGCTGGCGGCTTGGCTGCCGGACCTGCAGGTGCGGCGGGCGTTCGCGGACTGGATGCGGCAGATCGTGGAGCGGCTGGTGCCGAGCGGGGCGGAGCTGCCGCCGATACGGAAGTTGGAGGACGTGAGTATGACGCTGGTGGAACGAGCGGCCGAATGGTCCAAGGAGTGGCAGAAGGAAGGCCTCGAGCAGGGATTGGAGCAAGGCCTCGAGCAGGGGTTGGAGCAAGGCCTCGAGCAGGGGTTGGAGCAAGGGCTCGAGCAGGGGCTGGAGCAAGGGCTCGAGCAGGGACGCGAGCAGGGGCTTGAGCACGAACGAGCGCTGCTGTGCCGAATGACGGCGGCGCGCTTCGGAGTGGCCACCGCCGAACGCCTGGCCGAGCTGTTGGCGCCCATCACCGACACGGAGCGTCTGGCCGAAGTCGGCGATTGGCTGGTGCAGTGCGGCACCGGCGCCGACTTCCTCGCCCGCGTGGGCGCGGCGCCGGCCGGAGGGGGCGGCGTCGCCGCAGGGAACTCGGACGGCACCTGA
- a CDS encoding lactonase family protein, with the protein MRVYIGTYTRDDTGSEGIYRGELDVGTGELTVQGVAARVDNPSFLALSAAGDFLYAVNEVSDLGTGKHGAASAFRVASDGALTAAGQQLAGASGPCHVCAHPSGELVFAANYGGGALSMFRCAGGDLVERLVTIDHEGSSVNPERQQEPHPHSVNLSPDGAWLYVPDLGIDRIVIYRIDVAAATLTRAGETATAPGAGPRHFTFHPRGRVAYGINELDSTVTAYAYGATDGSLTEMQTVSTLPDGWSGVSTCADIHVHPNGRFVYGSNRGHDSIAIFAIGGDGRLEPVGHESTQGRTPRNFALDPSGALLLAANQDSGTIVTFHVDAATGLLRPTGHVAAVPSPVCVVPVPGT; encoded by the coding sequence ATGCGAGTGTACATCGGCACCTATACCCGCGACGACACGGGCAGCGAGGGCATCTACCGCGGCGAGCTGGACGTCGGCACCGGGGAATTGACCGTGCAGGGGGTGGCGGCGCGGGTCGACAATCCGTCGTTCCTGGCGTTGAGCGCGGCGGGGGACTTCCTGTACGCGGTCAATGAGGTGAGCGACCTCGGCACCGGCAAGCACGGCGCCGCCAGCGCGTTCCGGGTGGCGTCCGACGGCGCGCTGACCGCGGCCGGGCAGCAACTGGCCGGGGCGTCCGGGCCGTGCCACGTGTGCGCCCACCCGAGCGGCGAACTGGTGTTCGCGGCCAACTACGGCGGCGGCGCCCTGTCGATGTTCCGCTGCGCCGGCGGCGACTTGGTGGAGCGGCTGGTGACCATCGACCACGAGGGCAGCAGCGTCAACCCGGAGCGGCAGCAGGAGCCGCATCCCCACTCCGTGAACCTGTCGCCGGACGGCGCCTGGCTGTACGTGCCCGACCTGGGCATCGACCGCATCGTGATCTACCGCATCGACGTGGCGGCCGCGACGCTGACCCGCGCCGGCGAAACGGCCACCGCTCCCGGCGCCGGGCCGCGCCACTTCACCTTTCACCCGCGCGGGCGGGTCGCCTACGGCATCAACGAACTCGACTCCACGGTCACGGCCTATGCGTACGGCGCCACCGACGGCAGCCTGACCGAAATGCAGACCGTGTCGACCCTGCCCGACGGCTGGTCCGGCGTCAGCACCTGCGCCGACATCCACGTGCATCCCAACGGGCGCTTCGTGTACGGCTCCAACCGCGGCCACGACAGCATCGCCATCTTCGCCATCGGCGGCGACGGGCGGCTGGAGCCGGTGGGCCACGAGTCCACGCAGGGCAGGACGCCGCGCAACTTCGCGCTCGACCCGTCCGGCGCGCTGCTGCTCGCCGCCAACCAGGACAGCGGCACCATCGTCACCTTCCACGTCGACGCGGCGACCGGCCTGCTGCGGCCTACCGGCCACGTGGCCGCCGTCCCCTCCCCGGTATGCGTGGTACCGGTGCCCGGTACCTGA